The following coding sequences are from one Betaproteobacteria bacterium window:
- a CDS encoding sigma-70 family RNA polymerase sigma factor: MSANGSEILQALLARVALGDQAALRALYQRTSAHLFGVILRISRRQDLAEELLQETYVSAWHNAAGYSASQGQPMTWLISIARNKALDQVRSAPARRETELPRDEEGLERDIADDGPDPLALLESAGDTLAIRQCLDAADARQRQSLALAYYHGLSHSEVAERMAAPLGTVKAWVRRGLESLKRCLEAGGRKGAESA, from the coding sequence ATGTCCGCAAACGGTTCAGAAATCCTGCAAGCCCTGCTCGCCCGCGTCGCCCTCGGCGATCAGGCGGCCCTGCGTGCGCTTTACCAGCGCACCTCGGCGCATCTGTTCGGGGTCATCCTCCGTATCTCCCGGCGGCAGGATCTTGCCGAAGAGCTGTTGCAGGAGACTTACGTGAGCGCATGGCACAACGCCGCCGGGTACAGCGCCAGCCAGGGGCAGCCGATGACCTGGCTGATCAGCATCGCCCGCAACAAGGCCCTGGACCAGGTGCGCAGCGCCCCCGCCCGGCGCGAGACCGAACTGCCGCGGGACGAGGAGGGGCTGGAGCGCGACATCGCCGATGACGGCCCCGATCCCCTCGCCCTGCTGGAGAGCGCCGGCGACACCCTGGCCATTCGCCAATGCCTGGACGCCGCCGATGCCCGCCAGCGCCAGAGCCTGGCGCTGGCCTACTACCACGGCCTTTCCCACAGCGAAGTGGCGGAGCGGATGGCGGCGCCGCTGGGCACGGTCAAGGCCTGGGTGCGGCGCGGTCTGGAATCTTTAAAACGCTGCCTGGAGGCCGGCGGCCGCAAGGGTGCCGAGTCGGCATGA
- the mnmA gene encoding tRNA 2-thiouridine(34) synthase MnmA, with amino-acid sequence MSSKTVVVGLSGGVDSSVAALLLKRQGWKVIGLFMKNWEDDDSEEYCSSRQDLIDVMSVADRIGIDVEVVNFAAEYRERVFAEFLTEYQAGRTPNPDVLCNSEIKFRAFLDHALTLGADRIATGHYAGVREFDGKFQLLKAEDGSKDQSYFLYRLNQAQLAKTLFPLADIYKREVRKIAEAEGLHVAAKKDSTGICFIGERPFKEFLMRYLPPKKGEIRRLDDGKVLGEHDGLMYHTLGQRKGLLIGGVKEKGQPGGGDHDAWFVAGKDMEKNVLHVVQGHDHPALYRDSLVAEHLSWVSGQAPHTHWVYTAKPRYRTADQPCEVERVDGGCAEIHFAESQWALTPGQSVVLYESRVCLGGGVIR; translated from the coding sequence GTGTCGAGTAAAACCGTGGTCGTCGGGCTCTCCGGCGGGGTCGATTCCTCCGTGGCGGCGCTGCTCCTGAAGCGCCAGGGCTGGAAGGTCATCGGCCTGTTCATGAAAAACTGGGAGGACGACGACAGCGAGGAGTACTGCTCCTCCCGCCAGGACCTCATCGACGTCATGAGCGTCGCCGACCGCATCGGCATCGACGTGGAGGTGGTCAATTTCGCCGCCGAATACCGGGAGCGGGTTTTCGCTGAATTCCTCACGGAATACCAGGCCGGCCGCACGCCCAATCCGGACGTCCTGTGCAATTCGGAAATCAAGTTCCGCGCCTTCCTCGACCATGCGCTGACGCTGGGTGCCGACAGGATCGCTACCGGTCACTATGCCGGGGTGCGGGAATTCGACGGCAAGTTCCAGCTCCTGAAGGCCGAGGACGGCAGCAAGGATCAGAGCTACTTCCTTTACCGGTTGAATCAGGCGCAGCTTGCCAAGACCCTCTTTCCGCTCGCTGATATCTACAAACGCGAGGTGCGCAAGATTGCCGAAGCCGAGGGCCTGCACGTCGCCGCCAAGAAGGACTCCACCGGCATCTGCTTCATCGGCGAACGGCCCTTCAAGGAATTCCTCATGCGTTACCTGCCGCCGAAAAAGGGCGAAATCCGCCGCCTCGACGACGGCAAGGTCCTGGGGGAGCACGATGGCCTCATGTACCACACCCTGGGGCAAAGGAAGGGCCTGCTCATCGGCGGCGTCAAGGAAAAGGGACAGCCCGGCGGCGGCGACCACGACGCCTGGTTCGTCGCCGGCAAGGACATGGAGAAGAACGTCCTCCACGTCGTCCAGGGCCACGATCACCCCGCCCTCTACCGGGATTCCCTGGTGGCGGAGCATCTTTCCTGGGTTTCCGGCCAGGCGCCCCATACCCACTGGGTCTACACCGCCAAGCCCCGTTATCGCACGGCGGACCAGCCCTGCGAAGTGGAGCGGGTCGATGGCGGGTGTGCCGAAATCCACTTTGCCGAGTCCCAGTGGGCGCTGACTCCGGGGCAGTCGGTGGTGCTCTACGAATCCCGTGTCTGCCTGGGGGGGGGCGTCATCCGCTGA
- a CDS encoding NUDIX hydrolase yields the protein MSEKNVWKPNVTVAAVVQRDGRFLLVEEETEAGLAFNQPAGHLERGEALVNAVAREALEETAYHFRPTHLVGIYTWRHPTRDITYLRFAFGGDLVGWEADRPLDAGIVAAHWLTPQDIRREAGRHRSPLVLRCIEDCLAGCAYPLELLTHYG from the coding sequence TTGAGCGAAAAGAACGTCTGGAAACCCAATGTGACCGTGGCTGCCGTGGTGCAGCGCGACGGCCGCTTCCTCCTGGTGGAGGAAGAAACCGAGGCAGGACTGGCCTTCAACCAGCCGGCGGGCCACCTGGAGCGTGGGGAGGCCCTCGTCAATGCCGTCGCCCGGGAAGCTCTGGAAGAAACGGCCTATCACTTCCGCCCCACCCATCTGGTGGGAATCTACACCTGGCGCCACCCCACCCGGGATATCACCTACCTGCGCTTCGCCTTTGGCGGCGACCTGGTGGGCTGGGAGGCGGATCGTCCCCTCGACGCAGGCATCGTCGCCGCCCATTGGCTGACGCCCCAGGATATCCGGCGCGAGGCGGGCCGCCACCGCAGTCCCCTGGTGCTGCGCTGTATCGAGGATTGTCTGGCCGGATGTGCTTATCCGCTGGAACTCCTGACGCATTACGGATGA
- a CDS encoding branched-chain amino acid transaminase codes for MSMADRDGFIWYDGKLVPWRDATTHVLTHSLHYGMGVFEGVRAYKTESGTAIFRLEDHTDRLFNSAHIFQMAMPFDKATLNEAQKEVIRANKLESGYLRPLAFYGSEKLGVSPKGAKVHIAIAAWPWGAYLGEEGLERGIRVKTSSFTRHHVNISMVRAKACGHYINSILANNEATNDGYDEAMLLDPEGYVAEGAGENLFIVKKGRIYTPDLTSCLEGITRATVLQLAEEMGIPVLEKRITRDEVYAADEAFFTGTAAEVTPIRELDGRQIGIGRRGPVTARLQAKYFDVVYGRSAEHAGWLAHV; via the coding sequence ATGTCCATGGCGGATCGCGACGGATTCATCTGGTACGACGGCAAGCTGGTGCCCTGGCGGGACGCCACCACCCACGTCCTCACCCATTCCCTGCATTACGGCATGGGCGTCTTCGAAGGCGTGCGGGCTTACAAGACCGAATCCGGCACTGCCATCTTCCGCCTGGAAGACCACACCGACCGCCTCTTCAACTCGGCCCACATCTTCCAGATGGCCATGCCCTTCGACAAGGCCACCCTCAACGAGGCCCAGAAGGAAGTCATCCGCGCCAACAAGCTGGAATCCGGCTACCTGCGCCCCCTGGCCTTCTACGGCTCGGAAAAGCTGGGCGTCTCGCCCAAGGGCGCCAAGGTGCATATCGCCATCGCCGCCTGGCCGTGGGGTGCCTACCTGGGCGAGGAAGGCCTGGAGCGCGGCATTCGCGTCAAGACCTCCAGCTTCACCCGTCACCATGTCAATATCAGCATGGTGCGCGCCAAGGCCTGTGGCCACTACATCAATTCCATCCTGGCCAATAACGAAGCCACCAACGACGGCTACGACGAGGCCATGCTGCTGGACCCTGAAGGCTACGTGGCCGAGGGCGCCGGCGAGAACCTCTTCATCGTCAAGAAGGGCAGGATCTACACACCGGATCTGACCTCCTGCCTGGAAGGCATCACTCGCGCCACGGTGCTGCAACTGGCCGAGGAAATGGGCATCCCGGTGCTGGAAAAGCGCATCACCCGCGACGAAGTCTATGCCGCCGATGAAGCCTTCTTCACCGGCACCGCCGCCGAAGTGACCCCCATCCGCGAGCTGGACGGCCGCCAGATCGGCATCGGCCGCCGCGGCCCGGTCACCGCCCGCCTGCAAGCCAAATATTTCGACGTGGTCTATGGCCGCTCCGCCGAACACGCGGGCTGGCTGGCCCACGTCTGA
- a CDS encoding zinc-finger domain-containing protein encodes MADNARTVEIDAHDLPLHCPQPSSPLWCQHPRVFLDATKTGEVVCPYCSTKYVFKGELPKGHH; translated from the coding sequence ATGGCCGATAACGCCCGCACCGTCGAAATCGACGCCCACGACCTGCCCCTGCACTGCCCGCAACCCAGTTCGCCCCTGTGGTGCCAGCATCCCCGCGTTTTCCTGGATGCCACCAAGACCGGCGAAGTGGTCTGCCCCTATTGCAGCACCAAGTACGTCTTCAAGGGCGAACTTCCCAAGGGACATCATTGA
- the waaF gene encoding lipopolysaccharide heptosyltransferase II, with amino-acid sequence MPRALVVAPSWIGDAVMAQPLFRRLLQATPGLHLDALAPRWVAPVLRRMPEIADIVDSPFGHGETSLKARWRLARSLTERHYDRAYILPNSLKSALVPFLAGIPERVGFIGESRYGLINRRHRLDKAALPLMVERFAQLAEAPGVPPARPIAPPRLLSSPAQQAEALASLGLAPPTRLVAFCPGAEYGPAKRWPEAHFARLARELAARGHSVWLFGSGKDKAVGDAIVAQAAGACRNLCGATGLDQAIDLLALSELVVCNDSGLMHVAAALDRPLVALYGSSSPGFTPPLSERATIASLALSCSPCFKRQCPLGHLDCLQRLEPDRILAACLAHLSP; translated from the coding sequence GTGCCCCGCGCGCTGGTGGTCGCGCCTTCCTGGATCGGCGATGCGGTGATGGCCCAGCCGCTCTTCCGGCGGCTGCTGCAAGCGACCCCCGGCCTGCACCTGGATGCCCTGGCGCCACGCTGGGTGGCCCCGGTGCTGCGCCGCATGCCGGAAATCGCCGACATCGTCGATAGCCCCTTCGGGCACGGCGAAACCTCCCTCAAGGCGCGCTGGCGCCTGGCCCGCAGCCTGACGGAGCGCCACTACGATCGGGCCTACATCCTGCCCAATTCGCTCAAGTCCGCCCTGGTGCCATTCCTGGCCGGCATTCCGGAGCGCGTGGGCTTCATCGGCGAGTCGCGCTACGGCCTCATCAACCGCCGCCACCGCCTGGACAAGGCCGCCCTGCCCCTCATGGTCGAGCGCTTCGCACAGCTCGCCGAGGCCCCTGGCGTCCCCCCGGCCCGCCCCATCGCGCCACCCCGGCTGCTCTCTTCCCCGGCCCAGCAGGCAGAGGCTCTGGCGTCCCTCGGTCTCGCACCGCCGACCCGTCTGGTGGCCTTCTGCCCCGGCGCCGAATATGGCCCCGCCAAGCGCTGGCCCGAGGCCCACTTTGCCCGCCTGGCCCGGGAACTCGCGGCCCGCGGCCATAGCGTCTGGCTCTTCGGCTCGGGCAAGGACAAGGCGGTGGGCGACGCCATCGTCGCCCAGGCGGCGGGGGCCTGCCGCAATCTCTGCGGTGCCACGGGACTGGACCAGGCCATCGACCTCCTGGCCCTTTCGGAACTCGTGGTGTGCAACGATTCCGGCCTCATGCACGTCGCCGCCGCCCTGGATCGCCCGCTGGTGGCCCTCTACGGATCGTCTTCCCCCGGCTTCACCCCGCCCCTGAGCGAACGCGCTACCATAGCCAGCCTCGCGCTGTCGTGCAGCCCCTGCTTCAAGCGCCAGTGCCCCCTGGGCCACCTGGACTGCCTCCAGCGCCTCGAACCGGACCGCATCCTCGCCGCCTGCCTCGCTCACCTGTCCCCATGA
- a CDS encoding nuclear transport factor 2 family protein translates to MTKPNHFPSPEDVETAFYESLARSDLDTFILTWAEDEDVVCVHPTGARIAELPLIRESWRQILASSRLRVRTESRYHWQGMVLAVHHLTETLYLGDNPEAQGTLHVTHVYTRGAHGWRLVARHASAAGDDQALAQAQVQEAGSHTLH, encoded by the coding sequence ATGACCAAGCCCAACCATTTCCCCAGTCCGGAAGACGTGGAAACCGCCTTTTACGAATCCCTCGCCAGGAGTGATCTGGACACCTTCATCCTCACCTGGGCCGAGGACGAGGATGTGGTCTGCGTCCACCCCACCGGTGCCCGCATCGCGGAATTGCCGCTCATCCGCGAAAGCTGGCGGCAAATCCTGGCCAGCAGCCGCCTGCGCGTGCGCACCGAGTCGCGCTACCACTGGCAGGGGATGGTCCTCGCCGTGCATCACCTGACCGAAACCCTGTACCTGGGCGACAATCCGGAGGCTCAGGGCACCCTGCACGTCACCCACGTCTATACCCGCGGCGCCCATGGTTGGCGCCTGGTCGCCCGCCACGCCTCCGCCGCCGGGGACGACCAGGCCCTGGCCCAGGCGCAGGTCCAGGAGGCGGGTTCCCACACCCTGCATTGA
- a CDS encoding alpha/beta fold hydrolase has protein sequence MTPYAAPAWLPGGHAQTLWPRAIRPPLPPTRRERWTTPDGDFIDVDRLDGPPDRPLLVLFHGLEGSSRSPYAASLAQACKAARWRLALPHFRGCSGELNRRPRAYHSGDSDEIDWILARLEAENGGCPVFAAGVSLGGNALLKWAGERGADAARYAQAIAAVCAPLDLAACGHHLARGFNRVYTRHFLNTLKAVSRQRLQQFPGLFDALSMEAARNLHQFDDAVTGPLHGFAGADDYWARCSSKPWLAHIQVPAWVLNARNDPFLPARYLPGPGEVGPGVVLEQPAAGGHVGFVSGAFPGHLDWLPQRLLHFFHSATS, from the coding sequence TTGACCCCCTACGCCGCTCCCGCCTGGCTGCCGGGCGGCCACGCCCAGACCCTCTGGCCGCGAGCCATCCGCCCGCCCTTGCCCCCCACCCGGCGGGAGCGCTGGACCACCCCGGACGGTGACTTCATCGACGTGGACCGTCTCGACGGCCCGCCGGATCGGCCCCTGTTGGTGCTTTTCCACGGCCTGGAAGGCAGTTCCCGCAGCCCCTACGCGGCATCGCTGGCCCAGGCCTGCAAGGCCGCCCGGTGGCGTCTGGCCCTCCCCCACTTCCGCGGCTGCTCGGGCGAACTGAACCGCCGGCCGAGGGCCTATCACTCCGGTGACTCCGACGAAATCGACTGGATTCTCGCCCGTCTTGAAGCGGAAAACGGCGGCTGTCCGGTCTTCGCTGCCGGCGTCTCCCTGGGCGGCAATGCCCTGCTCAAGTGGGCCGGGGAGCGGGGCGCCGATGCCGCCCGCTACGCGCAAGCCATCGCCGCCGTCTGCGCCCCCCTCGACCTCGCGGCCTGCGGCCACCATCTGGCCCGGGGCTTCAACCGCGTCTACACCCGGCACTTCCTCAACACCCTGAAAGCCGTCTCCCGCCAGCGGCTGCAGCAGTTTCCCGGCCTCTTCGACGCCCTGAGCATGGAAGCCGCTCGCAATCTCCATCAGTTCGATGACGCCGTCACCGGCCCGCTGCACGGGTTCGCCGGCGCGGACGACTATTGGGCGCGCTGCTCCAGCAAACCCTGGCTGGCCCATATTCAAGTGCCGGCCTGGGTGCTGAATGCGCGCAACGACCCCTTCCTGCCCGCCCGCTACCTGCCCGGCCCGGGTGAAGTCGGCCCCGGTGTCGTCCTCGAACAGCCCGCCGCGGGCGGCCACGTGGGCTTCGTCAGCGGCGCCTTCCCCGGCCATCTGGACTGGTTGCCCCAAAGGCTCTTACACTTCTTCCATTCCGCAACGTCATAA
- a CDS encoding phosphomannomutase/phosphoglucomutase: MSNAPASLPAEIFKAYDIRGIVGKSLTADVVRRIGHALGSLAAEKGQTAIAVGRDGRLSGPELAGALMDGICAAGIDAIDVGCVPTPVTYFAAYELGCNSCVSVTGSHNPPDYNGLKMVVGGETLALDAIQDLKRRSEEGRLRTGQGQKRSADVKAAYIERIVGDVKLARPLKIVMDCGNGVAGAIAPELFQRLGCDIVPLFCEVDGNFPNHHPDPSKPENLEDVIHALKTTDAEIGIAFDGDGDRLGVVTKDGEIIYPDRQLMLFAADVLSRVPGGQIIYDVKCTRLLAPWIRQHGGTPLMWNTGHALVKKKLKETGAPLAGEMSGHTFFKERWYGFDDGLYTGARLLEILARAADGNPVLKGLPNSPSTPELNIKMAEGEPFALIDKLKAAGRFDGATEIITIDGVRVEYPDGFGLARPSNTTPVVVLRFEADTPAALERIQAGFRLAISAVWPGVQLPF; this comes from the coding sequence ATGAGCAACGCACCCGCTTCCCTGCCCGCCGAAATCTTCAAGGCCTACGACATCCGCGGCATCGTCGGCAAATCGCTGACCGCCGACGTGGTGCGCCGCATCGGCCACGCCCTCGGCTCCCTCGCCGCCGAAAAGGGCCAGACCGCCATCGCCGTCGGCCGCGACGGCCGCCTCTCCGGCCCCGAGCTGGCCGGCGCCCTGATGGACGGCATCTGCGCCGCCGGCATCGATGCCATCGACGTCGGCTGCGTGCCGACCCCGGTGACCTACTTCGCCGCCTATGAACTGGGGTGCAACTCCTGCGTCTCGGTCACCGGCAGCCACAACCCGCCGGACTACAACGGCCTGAAGATGGTCGTCGGCGGCGAAACGCTGGCCCTGGACGCCATCCAGGACTTGAAACGGCGCAGCGAGGAAGGCCGCCTGCGCACCGGCCAGGGCCAGAAGCGCAGCGCCGACGTGAAGGCCGCCTACATCGAACGCATCGTCGGCGACGTGAAACTCGCCCGGCCCCTGAAGATCGTCATGGATTGCGGCAATGGCGTCGCCGGTGCCATCGCCCCGGAACTCTTCCAGCGCCTGGGCTGCGACATCGTGCCGCTTTTCTGCGAGGTGGACGGCAACTTCCCCAACCATCACCCCGACCCCTCCAAACCGGAAAACCTGGAGGACGTCATCCACGCCCTGAAAACCACCGACGCCGAAATCGGCATCGCCTTCGACGGCGACGGCGACCGCCTGGGCGTGGTGACCAAGGACGGCGAAATCATCTACCCCGACCGCCAGCTCATGCTCTTCGCCGCCGACGTGCTCTCCCGCGTTCCCGGCGGGCAGATCATCTACGACGTGAAATGCACCCGGCTGCTGGCCCCCTGGATTCGCCAGCACGGCGGCACGCCCCTCATGTGGAACACCGGCCACGCCCTGGTCAAGAAGAAGCTCAAGGAAACCGGCGCACCGCTGGCCGGCGAAATGAGCGGCCACACCTTCTTCAAGGAACGCTGGTACGGCTTCGACGACGGCCTCTACACGGGAGCACGCCTGCTGGAGATCCTCGCCCGCGCCGCCGACGGCAACCCGGTGCTCAAGGGCCTGCCCAACTCGCCCAGCACGCCGGAGCTCAATATCAAGATGGCCGAAGGCGAACCCTTCGCCCTCATCGACAAGCTCAAGGCTGCCGGCCGATTCGACGGCGCCACCGAAATCATCACCATCGACGGCGTACGGGTCGAATACCCCGACGGCTTCGGCCTGGCCCGCCCCTCCAACACCACGCCGGTGGTGGTGCTGCGCTTCGAGGCCGACACCCCGGCGGCACTGGAGCGCATCCAGGCCGGCTTCCGCCTGGCCATCAGCGCCGTCTGGCCGGGCGTCCAACTTCCCTTCTGA
- a CDS encoding heavy metal-binding domain-containing protein has product MLLTTTPSIEGRSITAYHGVVTGEAIIGANFLKDMFAAIRDIVGGRAGAYEKTLRSARETAFAELSEAAQALGANAVVGIDIDYEVLGETNGMLMVAVSGTAVTVG; this is encoded by the coding sequence ATGCTGCTCACCACCACCCCCAGCATCGAAGGCCGTAGCATCACCGCCTACCACGGCGTCGTCACCGGCGAAGCCATCATCGGCGCCAACTTTCTCAAAGACATGTTCGCCGCCATCCGCGACATCGTCGGCGGCCGCGCCGGCGCCTACGAGAAGACGCTACGCTCCGCCCGGGAAACCGCCTTCGCCGAACTCAGCGAAGCCGCCCAGGCCCTGGGCGCCAACGCGGTGGTGGGTATCGACATCGACTACGAAGTGCTGGGGGAAACCAACGGGATGCTCATGGTGGCGGTGAGCGGGACGGCGGTGACGGTGGGGTGA
- a CDS encoding type II toxin-antitoxin system prevent-host-death family antitoxin, whose translation MRTVAVFEAKNRLSELLTAVEQGEEITITRHGCPVARIVSANAPTRADQDQRERVSGALARLRSLRRGSSLGASLPEAIEDGRD comes from the coding sequence GTGAGAACCGTTGCCGTCTTTGAAGCCAAGAACCGGCTTTCCGAACTGCTGACCGCTGTCGAACAGGGCGAGGAAATCACCATCACCCGGCATGGCTGCCCGGTGGCTCGCATCGTATCCGCCAATGCCCCCACCCGTGCCGATCAGGATCAACGGGAGCGGGTCTCCGGTGCCCTGGCGCGGCTGCGCAGCCTTCGCCGGGGTAGCAGCCTTGGCGCTTCGCTGCCCGAAGCCATAGAAGACGGCCGCGACTGA
- a CDS encoding type II toxin-antitoxin system VapC family toxin, which yields MPFVLGNSVVTGWVIEDQATDYTEAIAVRLEADCAMVPALWQLEFANVLKTACARGKLDIETARQIVDTVCALPIEIDADAPAPRQLFELAMRYNLSSYDAAYLELAMRHGLPIACQDGKLREAAQMAGVTVA from the coding sequence ATGCCTTTTGTCCTCGGCAACTCAGTCGTCACCGGCTGGGTCATCGAGGACCAGGCGACCGACTACACGGAAGCCATTGCCGTCAGGCTGGAAGCTGACTGCGCGATGGTTCCGGCACTCTGGCAGCTCGAATTCGCCAACGTCCTGAAAACCGCCTGTGCCCGGGGCAAGCTGGACATCGAAACGGCCCGCCAGATCGTGGATACCGTCTGCGCCCTGCCCATCGAGATCGATGCGGACGCGCCGGCACCGCGCCAATTGTTCGAACTGGCGATGCGCTACAACCTGAGCAGCTACGATGCAGCCTATCTAGAACTCGCCATGCGTCACGGCCTCCCCATTGCGTGCCAGGACGGCAAATTGCGAGAGGCAGCCCAGATGGCGGGAGTGACCGTAGCCTGA